In one Myotis daubentonii chromosome 1, mMyoDau2.1, whole genome shotgun sequence genomic region, the following are encoded:
- the ZDHHC22 gene encoding palmitoyltransferase ZDHHC22 — MLALRLLNVVAPAYFLCISLVTFALQLFLFLPSMREDPAAARLCSPALLHGALFLFLSTNALGNYVLVIQNSPDDLDACQGASARKALSAPPSTHFCRVCARVTLRHDHHCFFTGNCIGSRNMRNFVLFCLYTSLACLYSMVAGVAYISAVLSISFAHPLAFLTLLPTSISQFFSGAVLGSEMFVILMLYLWFAVGLACAGFCCHQLLLILRGQTRHQVRKGVAVRAGPWRKNLQEVFGKRWLLGLLVPMFNVGGESSKPRDK, encoded by the exons ATGCTGGCGCTGAGGCTGCTCAACGTGGTGGCCCCCGCCTATTTCCTGTGCATCTCCCTGGTGACCTTCGCGCTccagctcttcctcttcctgcccaGCATGCGCGAGGACCCGGCGGCCGCGCGGCTCTGCTCGCCAGCGCTCCTCCACGGGGCACTCTTCCTGTTCCTCTCGACCAACGCCCTGGGCAACTACGTCCTGGTCATCCAGAACTCGCCCGACGACCTGGACGCCTGCCAGGGGGCCTCGGCCAGGAAGGCTCTGTCCGCCCCGCCCAGCACCCACTTCTGCCGAGTGTGTGCCAGAGTCACCCTGAGGCACGACCACCACTGTTTCTTCACCGGCAACTGCATTGGCAGCAGGAACATGCGCAACTTCGTCCTGTTCTGCCTCTACACCTCCCTGGCCTGCCTCTACTCCATGGTGGCGGGCGTGGCCTACATCTCGGCAGTCCTTTCCATCTCCTTCGCGCACCCACTGGCCTTCCTCACGCTCCTTCCCACCTCCATCAGCCAGTTCTTCTCTG gagCTGTCCTCGGTTCTGAAATGTTCGTCATCCTCATGCTCTACCTCTGGTTTGCcgtcggcctggcctgcgccggCTTCTGCTGCCATCAGCTGCTGTTGATCCTCCGGGGGCAGACCCGCCACCAGGTGCGGAAGGGGGTAGCGGTGAGGGCCGGGCCCTGGCGCAAGAACTTGCAGGAGGTGTTCGGGAAGCGGTGGCTGCTGGGCCTGCTGGTCCCCATGTTCAACGTCGGAGGTGAGAGCTCCAAGCCGCGGGACAAGTAG